The bacterium region CCCTGTCATTCCATGAACCTATGGCTGTGCCAGTGAACACAACAGCATTTGCTGCCAAATTAAACCCCGCTACTACGGCCAATGAGGTGATAAATAACTTTTTCATTTTCTAGTCCTTTCTACAAAAATTAACTTTAACTGGTTGACTATAATGCACGAAGCATGCCATTCCAAAACTTATGCCGTGTTATTTTATCATAATATCCTAAACACCAAACTGTTACGCATGAAAATTATTTAATTAAGATTTCCATCACGCCCAATCTGCGCCCGAAAAGCGTAAAGTTTTCTGACAAGTTATGTGGATTTCACAAAGAAATATTACCTGCGGGAAACTCCTTTAAGAATTCTACTGGCGGTCTCCTTCATTACCATGGGAAACTCCATAATGTCGGATTTGTTAACACATTTCGAGTAGTCAACGAGACTGGAACAAGCACCTAGCACCCCAGTAAACTACATTTTTACTGGGTTTTTAGGCTGTTTGATGATCTGATGACATCTTGAAGGCTAATTGGCACACAACTCGCTTAATGTCTGCAATGTCTGCAAAGAAGATCACAATGAACGATAACGAATACCTGTCAACCGGAGAAGCAGCTAAGGTACTCGGGATTTCCAGATCAACGGTAGTACGTCGTTTTGATGAAGGTTCGCTCCGCGGTAAAGCTCACCCTATTACGGGTGAGCGGGTGATATCCGTTGAGAGCATCGAACAATTTAAAAGGAAGCACATTCGTACTGTTGATGAACATTCCTTGATATGCAGGCAACTTGTGCTTCGCAGTAACAATCAGGACTTAATCGGTCTGGTTGGCCCCATTGCCTCAGGGGATCGGCGAATCAAAATTGATGTCGTAGAGCGGGGATCGGAGGCACTAATTAATTGCGCCAGAAAGCCGACCGATTTACTTATTCTGGACGATACGACCACCGATATTACCTGTCCCTCTATTATTCGTTCGTTGCGAGAACTCGATACCCGGCATAAATTGACCGTACTCTGCTGCTTACGCGACAGCGACCCGAAACAAGGAGCCCTTTGGGGGGCCGATGCATTATTACAGATGGATAGTATGCCCCCTGATACCTTGAAGACAACGCTATATGAACTATTGAGGCTTGCGCCCAGGGAACTTATTGCCCGAACGGCTCCAGTGGAACATAAGCGGCAATGGCCTCGGCATGCGCTCAATGTTCCTGGAACCATCGATGTATTCCGCGTCCGCATGCCGGAGGAAAAGGTTTCAG contains the following coding sequences:
- a CDS encoding helix-turn-helix domain-containing protein — encoded protein: MNDNEYLSTGEAAKVLGISRSTVVRRFDEGSLRGKAHPITGERVISVESIEQFKRKHIRTVDEHSLICRQLVLRSNNQDLIGLVGPIASGDRRIKIDVVERGSEALINCARKPTDLLILDDTTTDITCPSIIRSLRELDTRHKLTVLCCLRDSDPKQGALWGADALLQMDSMPPDTLKTTLYELLRLAPRELIARTAPVEHKRQWPRHALNVPGTIDVFRVRMPEEKVSGSVIVDNISLGGAGLSNMKLDSNSLPAESFRMLLRIDAPLLPDWQAQCQVVRLIVNGQITA